A stretch of the Massilia sp. W12 genome encodes the following:
- a CDS encoding DUF5916 domain-containing protein translates to MQRKTLSILQAALALALPALAGASLAQTTAAPAAPASAPAADSDNSKLRLKIPRAAKAPVLADYIGKLPAEPGLEVKDFRQNEPGDGLPAANDTRVYLSYDDEHLYAVYICKDDPRQIRARIAKREDLFGDDAVILDIDTFHDKQRSYRFYINPYGVQLDGKYTEGQGLDLNFDTQWKSDGRITDDGYVVSVAIPFKSLRFARGASQDWGISFGRITARLNEFAYWPYITKRKEGFVSQFASLDIPSTVSPGRNIQLIPYISQRSSKLLNPDYNPPADPSQPGNSYFERQNKTRAGLDAKFVLADAFAVDLTYNPDFSEVESDEPQVVINQRYESLFPEKRPFFLENAGFFNSPKSLFFSRRISDPKLGARITGRTGPWSIGALVIDDNGPGRQLMPGAKDYGKKAHIAVGRVQRDFADDSNAGLLLTRRSMGDNNNTVASADVRYKINQNWVFSAQGARSETEGNHLSGKINGHLLFLDLTRSDRDFNYNAQYLDISRDFDTALSYLPRTSIKQINQTASYAWFWENQPFLRSVTPSWNMSMTQEGERLQDWNSKLGLSVSGARATNFELYRLDGRENFFGETFFKHGWLASANTEWLDWLTASVSIGRNDVLNYAWKGNANSMLGLEHSYTMSLKITPHPQWRLEQALYWNDLRTKDGRDEAIYRQLLARTKLSYQHSRFAAVRLIMDYSNLQANPAHSLYPSGKRLNTDLQYSYILSPGTTLYVGYTDIAQSQRLENGRLQATPNLDLHTGRQAYVKFSYLFQY, encoded by the coding sequence ATGCAACGCAAAACCCTGAGCATCTTGCAAGCCGCGCTGGCGCTGGCCTTGCCGGCTTTGGCCGGCGCCAGCCTGGCCCAAACCACCGCCGCCCCGGCCGCCCCGGCCAGCGCGCCTGCCGCTGACAGCGACAACAGCAAACTGCGCTTGAAGATCCCGCGCGCCGCCAAAGCGCCGGTATTGGCGGACTATATCGGCAAACTGCCGGCTGAACCGGGTCTGGAAGTCAAGGATTTCCGCCAGAATGAGCCGGGCGACGGCCTGCCGGCGGCAAATGACACCCGGGTCTATCTTTCGTATGACGATGAACACCTGTATGCGGTGTATATCTGCAAGGACGATCCGCGCCAGATCCGCGCGCGCATCGCCAAGCGTGAAGATTTATTCGGCGACGATGCGGTGATTCTGGATATTGACACCTTCCACGATAAACAGCGCAGCTACCGCTTTTATATCAATCCCTATGGCGTGCAATTGGATGGCAAATACACCGAAGGCCAGGGGCTGGATTTGAATTTCGACACGCAGTGGAAATCCGATGGCCGCATCACCGATGACGGCTATGTGGTGAGCGTGGCGATTCCCTTCAAGAGTCTGCGCTTTGCGCGCGGGGCCAGCCAGGATTGGGGGATTTCCTTTGGCCGCATCACCGCGCGCCTGAATGAATTCGCCTACTGGCCGTATATCACCAAGCGCAAAGAAGGCTTTGTCTCGCAATTCGCCTCGCTCGACATCCCCTCGACTGTCTCGCCGGGCCGCAATATCCAGCTGATTCCCTACATCAGCCAGCGCAGCAGCAAACTGTTGAACCCGGATTACAATCCGCCCGCCGATCCGTCTCAACCGGGAAATTCGTATTTTGAGCGGCAAAATAAGACCCGCGCCGGGCTGGACGCCAAATTTGTGCTGGCCGATGCGTTTGCCGTCGATTTGACCTACAACCCGGATTTCAGCGAAGTCGAAAGCGATGAGCCGCAAGTGGTGATCAATCAGCGCTATGAATCGCTGTTCCCGGAAAAACGTCCCTTCTTCCTGGAAAACGCCGGCTTTTTCAATTCGCCCAAATCACTGTTTTTCTCGCGCCGCATTTCCGACCCGAAACTGGGCGCACGCATCACCGGACGCACAGGCCCCTGGTCAATCGGAGCCCTGGTGATTGACGACAACGGCCCGGGCCGCCAGCTGATGCCCGGCGCCAAAGACTATGGCAAAAAAGCCCATATCGCAGTTGGCCGCGTACAACGCGATTTCGCCGATGATTCCAACGCCGGTTTGCTGCTGACCCGACGCAGCATGGGCGATAACAACAACACCGTGGCGAGCGCCGATGTGCGTTACAAAATCAATCAAAACTGGGTCTTCAGCGCACAAGGCGCGCGCAGCGAAACCGAGGGCAATCACTTAAGCGGAAAGATCAATGGCCATCTGCTGTTTTTGGATTTGACCCGCTCGGATCGCGATTTCAATTACAACGCGCAATATCTGGACATTTCCAGAGACTTTGACACCGCGCTGTCGTATTTGCCGCGCACCAGCATCAAACAAATCAACCAGACCGCCAGCTATGCCTGGTTCTGGGAAAACCAGCCCTTCCTGCGCAGCGTCACCCCCTCATGGAATATGAGTATGACGCAAGAAGGCGAACGCCTGCAGGACTGGAACAGCAAGCTGGGCCTGAGCGTGAGCGGCGCGCGCGCCACCAATTTCGAGCTGTACCGCCTGGACGGACGCGAAAACTTCTTTGGCGAGACCTTCTTCAAACATGGCTGGCTGGCCTCGGCCAACACCGAGTGGCTGGACTGGCTGACCGCCTCCGTCAGCATAGGCCGCAATGATGTCCTGAACTATGCCTGGAAGGGCAACGCCAACAGCATGCTGGGGCTGGAACACAGCTACACCATGTCGCTGAAAATCACCCCGCATCCGCAATGGCGTCTGGAGCAAGCCTTGTATTGGAATGACTTGCGCACCAAGGATGGCCGCGACGAAGCGATTTACCGGCAACTCTTAGCGCGCACCAAACTGAGCTACCAGCACAGCCGTTTCGCCGCCGTGCGCTTGATCATGGACTACAGCAATTTGCAGGCCAACCCGGCGCACAGCCTGTACCCCAGCGGCAAACGCTTGAACACCGATCTGCAATACAGCTATATTCTGAGCCCGGGCACCACGCTGTATGTCGGCTATACCGACATCGCGCAAAGCCAGCGTCTGGAAAATGGCCGGCTGCAAGCCACCCCGAATCTGGATCTGCACACCGGGCGCCAGGCGTATGTGAAGTTCAGCTATCTGTTCCAGTACTGA